Proteins encoded together in one Amphiprion ocellaris isolate individual 3 ecotype Okinawa chromosome 14, ASM2253959v1, whole genome shotgun sequence window:
- the LOC111572624 gene encoding spermatogenesis-associated protein 22 isoform X2, which yields MRRQENQPPRPTAGCLSIPLFNQKKRNRIPLTSTPSENEFFSHSEYMASTSSATSHSTPGAYGCYQASGPSSGAPQRHQWNKQGAPQSTPPQQYGNNRPAPGPGPTVRAYGPVPHPYKAGSRSSGTGPSSYIVRQQDSSASVNSTQNKYQAPRNESAQSKPTPHTGFSQMGRQPSPYSQQSRPLLPPPPPPPVPPPRRPSAHAVQPQKNSWKFTNSFEPKRSSFEGKRSSNQPQTARLTETQGAIPVKPAIENSLRILTAVIDGMRHWSQFKDKVPYLFEIFATLDSAVTLGRYGAKNFLIRDGKEAVQCVFYENERVLPRLIRGQVHRCVGNYDRSRDVLICVSVRPGLPSELRNAQEAVKACDAEMRLLVKLLSEV from the exons ATGAGGAGACAGGAAAACCAGCCACCTAGACCCACAGCAG GCTGCCTCTCTATTCCACTCTTTAACcagaagaagagaaacagaatTCCTTTGACATCTACACCATCTGAGAATGAATTCTTTTCCCACAGTGAATACATGGCAAGCACCAGCTCAGCTACATCTCACAGCACACCAG GTGCATATGGATGTTACCAGGCCTCAGGTCCATCTTCTGGTGCTCCCCAAAGGCACCAATGGAATAAACAGGGCGCCCCACAGTCAACTCCACCCCAGCAGTATGGCAACAACAGACCTGCTCCTGGACCGGGCCCTACAGTGAGAGCCTATGGACCTGTACCACATCCATATAAAGCTGGAAGTAGAAG ctCAGGGACCGGACCCTCCAGCTACATAGTCAGACAACAGGATTCCAGTGCCAGTGTTAATTCCACACAGAACAAATATCAAGCCCCTCGCAATGAGAGCGCACAAAGCAAGCCAACGCCCCATACAGGTTTTTCTCAGATGGGTCGGCAGCCATCTCCGTATTCCCAGCAGTCCAgacctcttcttcctcctcctcctcctcctcctgtcccacCACCCAGGAGGCCCTCTGCTCATGCTGTGCAGCCACAGAAGAACTCCTGGAAATTTACTAACAGTTTTGAACCAAAAAGATCTTCCTTTGAGGGAAAGAGGAGCTCAAATCAACCTCAGACTGCTCGACTAACTGAAACTCAG GGGGCAATTCCAGTAAAGCCGGCCATCGAGAACTCACTGAGGATCCTAACAGCAGTTATTGATGGCATGAGACACTGGAGTCAGTTTAAAGACAAAGTGCCTTACTTATTTGAGATATTTG CTACTTTAGACTCTGCGGTCACACTGGGTCGCTACGGAGCCAAGAACTTCCTCATCAGGGATGGGAAGGAGGCTGTGCAGTGCGTCTTTTATGAAAAT GAGCGGGTGCTGCCTCGTCTCATCCGTGGTCAGGTCCATCGCTGTGTGGGTAACTATGACCGCAGCAGGGATGTCCTGATCTGTGTGTCCGTCAGGCCTGGCCTGCCCTCAGAGCTGAGGAATGCCCAGGAAGCTGTCAAAGCCTGTGATGCAGAAATGAGGTTGCTGGTAAAATTACTCAGTGAAGTCTGA
- the LOC111572624 gene encoding spermatogenesis-associated protein 22 isoform X1: MRRQENQPPRPTAGCLSIPLFNQKKRNRIPLTSTPSENEFFSHSEYMASTSSATSHSTPGAYGCYQASGPSSGAPQRHQWNKQGAPQSTPPQQYGNNRPAPGPGPTVRAYGPVPHPYKAGSRSSGTGPSSYIVRQQDSSASVNSTQNKYQAPRNESAQSKPTPHTGFSQMGRQPSPYSQQSRPLLPPPPPPPVPPPRRPSAHAVQPQKNSWKFTNSFEPKRSSFEGKRSSNQPQTARLTETQQGAIPVKPAIENSLRILTAVIDGMRHWSQFKDKVPYLFEIFATLDSAVTLGRYGAKNFLIRDGKEAVQCVFYENERVLPRLIRGQVHRCVGNYDRSRDVLICVSVRPGLPSELRNAQEAVKACDAEMRLLVKLLSEV; this comes from the exons ATGAGGAGACAGGAAAACCAGCCACCTAGACCCACAGCAG GCTGCCTCTCTATTCCACTCTTTAACcagaagaagagaaacagaatTCCTTTGACATCTACACCATCTGAGAATGAATTCTTTTCCCACAGTGAATACATGGCAAGCACCAGCTCAGCTACATCTCACAGCACACCAG GTGCATATGGATGTTACCAGGCCTCAGGTCCATCTTCTGGTGCTCCCCAAAGGCACCAATGGAATAAACAGGGCGCCCCACAGTCAACTCCACCCCAGCAGTATGGCAACAACAGACCTGCTCCTGGACCGGGCCCTACAGTGAGAGCCTATGGACCTGTACCACATCCATATAAAGCTGGAAGTAGAAG ctCAGGGACCGGACCCTCCAGCTACATAGTCAGACAACAGGATTCCAGTGCCAGTGTTAATTCCACACAGAACAAATATCAAGCCCCTCGCAATGAGAGCGCACAAAGCAAGCCAACGCCCCATACAGGTTTTTCTCAGATGGGTCGGCAGCCATCTCCGTATTCCCAGCAGTCCAgacctcttcttcctcctcctcctcctcctcctgtcccacCACCCAGGAGGCCCTCTGCTCATGCTGTGCAGCCACAGAAGAACTCCTGGAAATTTACTAACAGTTTTGAACCAAAAAGATCTTCCTTTGAGGGAAAGAGGAGCTCAAATCAACCTCAGACTGCTCGACTAACTGAAACTCAG CAGGGGGCAATTCCAGTAAAGCCGGCCATCGAGAACTCACTGAGGATCCTAACAGCAGTTATTGATGGCATGAGACACTGGAGTCAGTTTAAAGACAAAGTGCCTTACTTATTTGAGATATTTG CTACTTTAGACTCTGCGGTCACACTGGGTCGCTACGGAGCCAAGAACTTCCTCATCAGGGATGGGAAGGAGGCTGTGCAGTGCGTCTTTTATGAAAAT GAGCGGGTGCTGCCTCGTCTCATCCGTGGTCAGGTCCATCGCTGTGTGGGTAACTATGACCGCAGCAGGGATGTCCTGATCTGTGTGTCCGTCAGGCCTGGCCTGCCCTCAGAGCTGAGGAATGCCCAGGAAGCTGTCAAAGCCTGTGATGCAGAAATGAGGTTGCTGGTAAAATTACTCAGTGAAGTCTGA